The following proteins are co-located in the Sulfurovum sp. TSL6 genome:
- a CDS encoding urate hydroxylase PuuD: MGWALHLHLVAAIAWIGGAFFMFMLGVSLRKKEDQDAVYPRIGPIYGYFEVAALVILLTTGSLMIASNGLLDILFSNLTNEVIDALRKKLYIVAVIVVLTVIHMTISLKTLHTVKTPLQRLLSKGSSMGIFLLNLIVLHYAMVLRDIL; encoded by the coding sequence GTGGGCTGGGCATTACATTTACACCTTGTCGCCGCTATCGCATGGATCGGTGGTGCATTTTTCATGTTTATGCTGGGTGTGAGCCTTAGAAAAAAAGAAGATCAGGATGCCGTTTATCCACGTATTGGTCCTATTTATGGGTATTTTGAAGTTGCAGCATTGGTCATCCTGCTTACTACAGGGTCACTCATGATAGCCAGCAATGGTTTGTTAGATATACTTTTTTCAAACCTCACAAATGAAGTCATTGATGCATTACGCAAGAAGCTCTATATAGTAGCCGTCATTGTAGTACTTACAGTGATACATATGACTATTTCTTTGAAGACCCTCCATACTGTAAAAACACCTTTACAGCGTCTTTTATCAAAAGGCTCATCGATGGGAATCTTTCTTTTAAACCTTATTGTACTGCACTATGCCATGGTATTAAGAGACATACTTTAA
- the thiD gene encoding bifunctional hydroxymethylpyrimidine kinase/phosphomethylpyrimidine kinase, translating to MKVVLSIAGSDSSGGAGIQADLKTFEAFDVFGTTAITAITAQNTTGVEQIVGMDASFVKKQIEMVLKDFDVAAIKIGMLFNKEIIDAVCEMIKDLSIPIVLDPVSISKAGSPLLEDDALSAMKSLFNHVTLITPNHHEAYEFFGYIQGDNKSLEMIQSLNTPVLVKHHVVEFAEGSFSVDQLYFYRQKRVFQSPLIETSNLHGTGCSFSSAITANLALGHPLEKSISIAKKFITYGLREAPGIGNGPGPIHHKKGGEHVAIA from the coding sequence ATGAAAGTAGTATTGAGTATTGCTGGCTCTGACAGTAGTGGTGGTGCAGGTATTCAAGCTGACCTAAAGACATTTGAAGCATTTGATGTTTTTGGTACTACAGCCATTACAGCCATTACAGCACAAAATACCACAGGTGTGGAACAGATAGTGGGCATGGATGCATCATTTGTCAAAAAACAAATTGAAATGGTATTGAAAGATTTTGATGTTGCAGCGATAAAAATTGGTATGCTTTTTAACAAAGAGATCATAGATGCTGTGTGTGAGATGATAAAGGACCTTAGTATTCCTATTGTCCTTGATCCTGTGTCTATATCTAAAGCAGGTTCTCCGTTGCTTGAGGATGATGCCTTAAGTGCAATGAAATCTCTTTTTAATCATGTGACACTCATTACACCTAATCATCATGAGGCCTATGAATTCTTTGGATACATACAGGGAGATAATAAATCTCTTGAAATGATCCAAAGTCTCAATACACCTGTACTTGTCAAACATCATGTTGTTGAATTTGCCGAAGGTAGCTTCAGTGTTGATCAGCTTTATTTTTACCGTCAAAAGCGTGTATTTCAGTCACCGCTTATAGAAACCTCTAATTTGCATGGTACAGGGTGCTCTTTTTCAAGTGCGATCACAGCAAATCTTGCATTAGGTCATCCTCTCGAAAAATCGATCTCAATTGCAAAAAAGTTTATTACGTATGGACTTAGAGAGGCTCCAGGCATTGGAAATGGACCAGGTCCTATACATCATAAAAAAGGAGGAGAACATGTCGCAATCGCTTAA
- the thiE gene encoding thiamine phosphate synthase: MSQSLKGLYVITDEYLTPDETVHSYVEDALMAGASIVQYRNKTKSDEEVETICRILQALCSRHNVPFIIDDRPYLAAKINADGLHIGKDDIPIEEARKIFPKGIIGVSCYGSIRKAKEAQEEGADYVAFGSFFASPTKPHSGMISLNVLHKAKEAVDIPICAIGGISETNIGQIAATQIDMISVVSAAFKGNTKGNVSNLIKGMKI; encoded by the coding sequence ATGTCGCAATCGCTTAAGGGTCTGTATGTGATCACAGATGAATATCTTACACCTGATGAAACGGTACATAGTTATGTTGAGGATGCCCTCATGGCAGGTGCTTCCATCGTACAATATAGAAACAAAACAAAATCAGATGAAGAGGTAGAAACAATATGTCGAATACTTCAAGCACTTTGTAGTCGCCACAATGTACCCTTCATTATAGATGATCGTCCGTATTTAGCAGCTAAAATAAATGCTGATGGTCTGCATATCGGTAAAGATGATATACCTATTGAAGAGGCGAGGAAAATTTTCCCAAAAGGTATCATAGGGGTATCATGTTATGGAAGTATCCGTAAGGCAAAAGAGGCTCAGGAGGAAGGAGCGGATTATGTAGCCTTTGGATCATTTTTCGCTTCACCCACAAAACCTCACTCGGGTATGATCTCTTTAAATGTCCTGCATAAAGCAAAAGAAGCAGTTGATATACCTATTTGTGCGATTGGAGGTATTTCTGAGACAAACATAGGGCAAATTGCAGCGACACAAATAGATATGATCTCTGTAGTGAGTGCAGCATTTAAAGGTAACACAAAAGGAAATGTATCAAATTTAATAAAAGGAATGAAAATATGA
- a CDS encoding ABC transporter substrate-binding protein, whose protein sequence is MKLKLAFEWFLNPDHLPFLIGLHKGYFENYGLDLELIVPDEHYDGLDELIAGNIQFATNEPLHLIEQFHEKFLSLGTYFETKGGVLLKKETYEKVKNGEMITITTPVSNEVTNTIGYEIIRRYFEKDGIDVSKGQVHFEPNGFEHIKYMKEGADGGWLYFYNFEGIEAQKEGMDLLYLDAQTSGFANFSALDLFVNKDFYHDNEEVCKNFDKAVKQSITFMNQNPEEAMDIYYDHTKEAKSALMDDILRATLECFDENYSSNYAQSLPILEFFREIGITSLDDERFKTAFLQ, encoded by the coding sequence ATGAAACTTAAACTCGCTTTTGAATGGTTCTTAAACCCAGACCATTTACCCTTTTTGATAGGGTTGCACAAAGGTTACTTTGAAAACTACGGTTTGGATCTTGAACTGATCGTACCTGATGAGCATTATGACGGATTAGATGAGTTAATTGCAGGGAATATACAATTTGCAACCAACGAACCCCTTCATCTCATAGAGCAGTTTCATGAGAAGTTTCTCTCACTAGGTACCTATTTTGAAACTAAAGGTGGTGTTTTACTTAAAAAAGAGACGTATGAAAAAGTAAAAAATGGTGAAATGATTACTATAACTACTCCGGTATCGAATGAAGTGACCAATACTATAGGGTATGAGATTATTCGTCGTTACTTTGAAAAAGACGGTATTGATGTCTCCAAAGGACAGGTACACTTTGAGCCTAATGGTTTTGAGCATATTAAGTATATGAAAGAAGGTGCAGATGGGGGATGGCTATATTTCTATAATTTTGAAGGTATAGAGGCACAAAAGGAAGGAATGGATCTACTTTATCTTGATGCACAAACTTCAGGTTTTGCAAACTTCAGTGCACTGGATCTGTTTGTCAATAAAGATTTTTATCATGATAATGAAGAAGTATGTAAAAACTTTGACAAAGCAGTGAAACAATCCATTACATTCATGAATCAAAATCCAGAAGAGGCGATGGATATTTACTATGATCACACCAAAGAAGCTAAATCTGCACTGATGGATGATATACTAAGAGCAACACTAGAATGTTTTGATGAAAATTATAGTTCAAACTATGCACAATCTTTGCCTATTTTAGAATTTTTTAGAGAGATAGGCATAACATCATTGGATGATGAGAGATTTAAAACAGCATTTTTACAGTAA
- a CDS encoding DUF523 and DUF1722 domain-containing protein, with the protein MKIAVSGCLLGEEIRYSGGHSHDRFVTQSLGKYAQFVSFCPEHLAFGTPRSTVRLVEDENDGYYVQSSDGEVDVTEKLLHTNNKELQKIQNEPIRGIIFKSKSPSCGLGSALIYRTNGYSKEKDDGLFVKMCKERFPLLPMEEEGRLNDPWLRENFIMQLFAYDDFENFKASHPRLKDLVEFHQSYKFMLQAKHDMMYRELGQIVGNHEELEFSEILRQYEILFKTAIGQKSSIGKNRNVLEHMAGFVKDRINEVEKEMLHEQILDYANKIVPLIAPLSRLHMFAKAYNVEYLLNQKFLDPYPKELALRSDIKSGK; encoded by the coding sequence ATGAAAATAGCCGTTTCTGGATGTCTGCTAGGGGAAGAAATACGTTATAGCGGCGGACACAGTCATGATCGATTTGTGACTCAGAGTTTAGGAAAGTATGCTCAGTTCGTTTCATTTTGTCCCGAACATTTAGCATTCGGTACTCCTAGATCAACGGTAAGACTTGTAGAAGATGAGAATGACGGCTATTATGTTCAAAGCAGTGATGGAGAGGTAGATGTTACTGAGAAACTTTTACACACAAATAACAAAGAACTCCAAAAAATTCAAAATGAACCTATACGAGGTATCATATTCAAGTCAAAATCCCCTAGTTGTGGACTTGGAAGTGCCTTGATCTATAGAACAAACGGTTACTCTAAAGAGAAAGATGATGGTCTCTTTGTAAAGATGTGCAAAGAACGTTTTCCTTTATTGCCCATGGAAGAGGAAGGAAGACTGAATGATCCATGGTTGCGAGAGAACTTCATCATGCAACTTTTTGCCTACGATGATTTTGAAAACTTTAAAGCAAGTCATCCACGTCTTAAAGACTTAGTAGAGTTTCATCAAAGTTATAAGTTTATGCTCCAGGCAAAACATGACATGATGTACAGAGAGTTAGGACAAATCGTAGGTAACCATGAAGAATTGGAATTTAGTGAAATACTCAGACAATATGAAATTCTCTTTAAAACAGCCATTGGGCAAAAGAGTTCTATAGGTAAAAATAGAAATGTTCTTGAACATATGGCAGGCTTCGTGAAAGATAGAATAAATGAAGTAGAAAAAGAGATGCTTCATGAACAGATACTGGATTATGCAAATAAAATAGTACCTCTTATTGCACCATTAAGTAGGCTTCATATGTTTGCTAAAGCCTATAATGTTGAGTATCTTTTGAATCAAAAGTTTTTAGATCCTTATCCTAAGGAGTTGGCTTTACGTTCAGATATAAAGAGTGGGAAATGA
- a CDS encoding deoxyribodipyrimidine photo-lyase — protein MKRILWFRRDLRVEDNPLLSLGGEVLPVFIFDTQILYALPENDKRVSFIFDRVIKLKHSLQAKGLELKIFWGDPVEIFKVLEAQGFNEVVASGDYDAYAKERDIRVSHILHFRYMHDTYIFKPEEVLKDDGTPYLVFTPFYNKAKALFSKEHLQEYTLEEHTLYGTSYEGITKIDDDKEEILPLRIDSIGFRENLPEIKDPQTKIKAFQKRLEGYVKDRDYLDKEATSHLSIDLRFGTISIRSLLRFIVEQKKSGVDTEPFFRQLIFRDFYAYLLFHFPDLAWKNHKYQFNGIEDKEKFAAFCQAKTGVPIVDAGVRELLKSGGMHNRVRMICASFFTKDLLLPWQWGESFFAKYLLDYDAASNILSWQWSAGTGIDPQPYFRIFNPYLQSKKFDKEAVYIKKWIPELRSVDAKKLHDENYLLHYTVEGYPKPMVVHKEASQNALAYFKQRL, from the coding sequence ATGAAAAGGATTCTTTGGTTCAGGCGTGATTTGAGAGTGGAAGACAATCCCTTACTCTCATTGGGTGGTGAGGTACTGCCTGTCTTTATTTTCGATACGCAAATACTCTACGCACTTCCTGAAAATGATAAGAGAGTCAGCTTTATTTTTGACAGGGTTATCAAACTCAAACACTCACTTCAAGCCAAAGGGTTGGAGCTGAAAATATTCTGGGGAGATCCTGTAGAGATATTTAAAGTACTTGAGGCACAAGGTTTTAATGAAGTTGTTGCCAGTGGAGATTATGATGCCTATGCAAAAGAAAGGGATATTAGAGTTTCTCATATCCTTCACTTCCGTTACATGCATGATACCTATATTTTTAAACCTGAAGAGGTATTGAAAGATGACGGTACACCTTATCTGGTCTTTACCCCTTTTTATAACAAGGCCAAAGCACTTTTTTCTAAAGAACATCTTCAAGAGTATACTCTTGAAGAACATACACTATATGGTACTTCGTATGAAGGAATTACCAAAATTGATGATGATAAAGAGGAGATCCTCCCTTTACGTATTGATTCGATCGGGTTTAGAGAAAATCTTCCTGAAATTAAAGACCCACAAACAAAGATTAAGGCCTTTCAGAAGAGGCTTGAAGGGTATGTAAAAGATAGAGACTATCTTGACAAAGAGGCCACATCACATCTCAGTATCGATCTTCGTTTTGGTACGATCTCTATCCGAAGCCTTTTACGCTTTATAGTTGAGCAGAAAAAAAGTGGTGTTGATACTGAGCCTTTTTTCAGGCAACTTATTTTTCGTGACTTTTATGCTTATTTGCTCTTTCACTTTCCTGATCTAGCGTGGAAAAACCATAAATATCAATTTAACGGCATAGAGGATAAAGAGAAGTTCGCAGCTTTTTGTCAAGCCAAGACAGGTGTACCCATTGTCGATGCAGGAGTAAGAGAACTTCTAAAGAGTGGTGGTATGCACAACCGTGTACGGATGATCTGTGCTTCATTTTTTACCAAAGATCTGCTCTTACCATGGCAGTGGGGAGAAAGTTTTTTTGCAAAGTATCTGTTGGATTATGACGCGGCATCGAACATCCTCTCTTGGCAGTGGAGCGCAGGTACAGGCATAGACCCTCAGCCTTATTTTCGTATATTTAATCCCTATCTACAGAGTAAAAAGTTTGATAAAGAGGCAGTTTATATCAAAAAGTGGATACCGGAACTTAGATCAGTGGATGCGAAGAAGCTTCATGATGAGAATTATTTGCTACACTATACTGTTGAAGGCTATCCAAAACCGATGGTAGTACATAAAGAAGCTTCACAAAATGCCTTGGCATATTTTAAGCAGAGACTTTAG
- the pdxH gene encoding pyridoxamine 5'-phosphate oxidase, with protein MLDLQEMRTEYIQATLDESTVPTDPFILFEMWFSQAVQTEVKDPNSMILATSSKENIPNIRTVLLKIFDEKGFVFFTNYNSVKAKEIEENPHVALEFLWLDLERQVRVIGTCEKISTSESMSYFMKRSRGSQIGAWVSEQSSVISSRKMLQMQIEKMKKKFANGSIPLPDFWGGYRVIPSQIEFWQGRANRLHDRILYTKEQDSWKIERLAP; from the coding sequence ATGTTAGATTTGCAAGAGATGCGTACAGAATATATACAAGCGACACTCGATGAAAGTACGGTACCTACAGATCCTTTCATACTCTTTGAAATGTGGTTCTCTCAGGCCGTTCAGACAGAGGTTAAAGACCCAAACAGTATGATCTTAGCCACAAGTTCAAAAGAAAATATTCCAAATATACGTACCGTACTTTTAAAGATATTTGATGAAAAGGGATTTGTTTTTTTTACGAACTATAATAGTGTGAAGGCCAAGGAAATAGAGGAAAATCCTCATGTGGCTCTGGAATTCCTATGGTTGGATCTCGAACGTCAGGTTCGTGTGATAGGCACATGTGAGAAGATCAGTACATCAGAGTCTATGTCTTACTTTATGAAACGTTCACGCGGTAGTCAGATAGGTGCATGGGTGAGTGAACAAAGTTCCGTGATCTCTTCACGGAAGATGCTTCAGATGCAAATAGAAAAAATGAAAAAAAAGTTTGCCAATGGTTCCATCCCTTTGCCCGATTTTTGGGGAGGTTACAGGGTCATACCCTCACAAATAGAATTTTGGCAGGGTAGAGCGAACAGACTGCATGACCGTATTCTCTATACCAAGGAACAAGATAGTTGGAAGATAGAACGGCTTGCACCATAA
- a CDS encoding metallophosphoesterase, which translates to MRKDRDIENIYVVGDVHGCFHTLQNLIGRLPKDAELIFVGDLCDKGNFSRDVIDFVIQNGYDCVKGNHEHLMEVYLEDAIFHDKHSPWSSDKRYGGMLTLQSYQDDHGKMLAHLEWIKTLPIYLQVDNYFITHGFALPFYEHRNDPVYYKDYLLNRYEEGMEIPNDEVINIFGHCVFEEVKTGENFYGIDTGCSYGKKLTAIQLGSMQCYQETMDPRDSNYSIKELKLSHIDLPKDEHTISHLRMHIDTLFTDFDLVSTEVAEYIVKRFGDLGKQEIENMLENKQLFIKQAKKILQKN; encoded by the coding sequence ATGCGTAAGGATAGAGATATTGAAAACATTTATGTGGTAGGCGATGTACACGGATGCTTTCATACTTTGCAAAACCTTATTGGACGTCTTCCAAAAGATGCGGAACTCATATTTGTAGGGGACCTCTGTGATAAAGGGAACTTCTCTAGAGATGTCATCGATTTTGTTATCCAAAATGGTTATGATTGCGTCAAGGGGAATCATGAACACCTCATGGAAGTCTACCTTGAAGATGCCATTTTTCATGACAAACACAGCCCGTGGAGTTCAGACAAACGCTACGGAGGAATGCTTACACTTCAAAGCTACCAAGATGATCATGGCAAAATGCTCGCACATCTTGAGTGGATAAAAACGCTTCCTATCTACCTACAGGTAGACAACTATTTCATTACCCATGGCTTTGCCCTGCCTTTTTATGAGCATCGAAACGATCCTGTCTACTACAAAGATTATCTACTCAACCGCTATGAAGAAGGTATGGAAATTCCAAACGATGAAGTCATAAATATTTTCGGGCACTGCGTCTTTGAAGAGGTCAAAACAGGAGAAAACTTTTACGGGATCGATACGGGGTGTTCTTATGGGAAAAAACTCACCGCTATACAGCTTGGAAGCATGCAATGCTATCAGGAGACAATGGATCCCAGAGATTCTAACTACAGTATCAAAGAGTTGAAGCTTTCCCATATAGATCTTCCGAAGGATGAGCATACCATCAGTCATCTGCGTATGCACATAGACACACTTTTTACAGACTTCGATCTTGTTTCTACGGAGGTTGCAGAGTATATCGTAAAAAGATTTGGCGATCTCGGCAAACAAGAGATAGAAAATATGCTGGAAAACAAGCAGCTCTTTATAAAACAGGCTAAAAAAATTCTCCAAAAGAACTAA
- a CDS encoding SDR family oxidoreductase has protein sequence MKVLLTGANGYIGRRLKQTLLDEDLHLRLLVRNPKSLDSDLNAEIVQGNTFDMDSLERALDGIDVAYYLIHSLQHKNYKELDKQSAQNFLDAAIKKGVKRIIYLGGLGVKEHASEHLLSRIETGEILSSRPDKIETIWIRAGVIIGSGSASFEIIRHLTEKLPIMVTPKWVNTLAQPIGVDDVIAYLNASKDLSIDSNLVVDIGSEKMTYKEMMLACANALGLRRWIFPLPVLTINLSSYWLNLFTPVPYTIARSLIEGLSSEVVIQNDNAKRYFSHIQPMEFKEAVEKAIKEMEENQVFSRWSDAGGGQDLWEKQHKGDPSSAVLMDRQSMKLGDIPKETVYRTFCAIGGKEGWFGYDWLWEIRGWMDKMIGGAGLNRGRRHSQHLRIGESVDFWRVEDLSVNERLLLYAQMKVPGKAWLEFKIKGDELVQTAYFYPRGLWGRLYWYILTPVHYLVFSNMIRSILKKARNNKQTKNNYE, from the coding sequence ATGAAAGTATTACTTACCGGTGCAAACGGCTACATAGGAAGACGTCTTAAACAAACCCTTTTAGATGAGGATCTCCATTTACGCCTGCTTGTACGCAATCCAAAAAGTCTGGATTCTGATCTAAACGCTGAAATAGTACAAGGAAATACCTTTGATATGGACTCTTTGGAGCGTGCACTTGATGGCATTGATGTTGCCTACTATCTCATACACTCTTTGCAACACAAAAACTATAAAGAGCTTGACAAACAAAGTGCGCAAAATTTTCTGGATGCAGCCATCAAAAAAGGGGTTAAACGTATCATATACCTGGGTGGACTTGGTGTGAAAGAACATGCAAGTGAACATCTTTTAAGCCGTATAGAAACAGGAGAAATACTTTCAAGCAGACCTGACAAGATAGAGACGATCTGGATACGTGCAGGGGTTATCATAGGTTCTGGAAGTGCCAGCTTTGAGATCATCAGGCATCTTACAGAAAAACTGCCTATCATGGTCACACCTAAATGGGTTAATACCTTAGCGCAGCCCATTGGTGTAGATGATGTCATTGCCTACTTGAATGCCTCAAAGGACCTTAGTATCGATAGTAATCTTGTAGTGGATATTGGCAGTGAGAAGATGACTTATAAAGAGATGATGCTGGCTTGTGCCAATGCACTTGGTCTCCGACGCTGGATCTTTCCGCTTCCCGTACTGACTATCAATCTCTCTTCATATTGGCTGAATCTATTTACCCCTGTACCTTATACGATTGCACGTTCACTGATAGAAGGACTTTCCTCAGAAGTGGTCATACAAAATGACAATGCTAAGCGATATTTTAGTCATATCCAGCCTATGGAATTTAAAGAAGCCGTTGAAAAAGCGATCAAAGAGATGGAAGAGAATCAAGTTTTTAGTCGCTGGAGTGATGCAGGAGGCGGACAGGACCTATGGGAGAAACAGCATAAAGGTGATCCTTCATCAGCAGTTTTGATGGATCGCCAGTCTATGAAGCTGGGTGATATTCCAAAAGAGACGGTCTATCGTACTTTTTGTGCTATAGGTGGTAAAGAGGGATGGTTCGGATATGATTGGCTTTGGGAGATCAGAGGCTGGATGGATAAAATGATCGGTGGTGCTGGACTTAACAGGGGACGAAGACATAGTCAGCATCTTAGAATAGGAGAGAGTGTTGACTTTTGGAGAGTTGAAGATCTGAGTGTCAATGAAAGGCTGCTACTCTATGCACAAATGAAAGTACCAGGTAAAGCTTGGCTGGAGTTCAAGATAAAAGGGGATGAATTGGTGCAGACTGCGTATTTTTATCCTCGTGGATTGTGGGGAAGACTCTACTGGTATATACTTACCCCCGTACACTATTTGGTTTTTAGCAATATGATAAGATCTATATTAAAAAAAGCACGAAACAATAAACAGACAAAAAACAACTATGAATAG
- a CDS encoding lipocalin family protein — protein MKKLLLPLLLALVFLVTGCEDKKPQKVTPVEGFKLSEYLGTWYEIVRLEHRFEKGMEAISATYSMREDGGVKVLNKGYKTKEKEWSEAEGKAYFVESPDKGFLKVSFFGPFYGSYIVMDTDYETYTMISGPDLSYFWILSRKPTLDDKILNRLLAQAKEAGFDTSKLIYPDQSMNDGR, from the coding sequence ATGAAAAAATTACTATTACCTCTTTTACTTGCATTGGTTTTTCTTGTGACAGGGTGTGAAGACAAAAAACCGCAAAAAGTCACTCCTGTTGAGGGCTTTAAACTCTCAGAGTATCTAGGCACATGGTATGAGATAGTAAGACTTGAACATAGATTTGAAAAAGGTATGGAAGCGATATCGGCAACTTACAGTATGAGAGAAGATGGTGGTGTAAAGGTACTCAATAAAGGATACAAAACCAAAGAGAAAGAGTGGAGTGAGGCAGAAGGTAAAGCCTATTTTGTAGAAAGTCCTGACAAAGGCTTTTTAAAAGTATCATTTTTTGGACCTTTTTACGGTTCATATATAGTCATGGACACAGATTATGAAACCTACACGATGATCAGTGGACCTGATCTGAGTTATTTCTGGATACTCTCTAGAAAACCGACACTCGATGATAAGATACTGAACAGACTTTTAGCGCAAGCAAAAGAAGCAGGGTTTGACACTAGTAAACTTATTTATCCAGATCAAAGTATGAATGATGGCAGATAG
- a CDS encoding sirohydrochlorin chelatase: protein MADRALIIVAHGSRKNSSNEEVKALGEKVKSIQDKHYTLVMTSFLEFVTPSLEESILSCIDKGVSEIVILPYFLASGNHVTRDIPEVVQKIQASHPQVKITLKEHLGSASGMVKLLSDMAAVQTKNSKTQ from the coding sequence ATGGCAGATAGAGCACTCATCATCGTAGCGCATGGCAGCCGAAAAAACTCTTCCAATGAAGAGGTCAAGGCACTAGGAGAAAAAGTAAAATCCATACAGGATAAACACTACACATTAGTGATGACATCATTTTTAGAATTTGTAACTCCTTCTTTGGAAGAGAGTATTCTCTCCTGTATCGATAAGGGTGTCAGTGAGATAGTCATCTTACCTTACTTTCTGGCTTCTGGTAACCATGTCACCCGAGACATCCCTGAAGTGGTTCAAAAGATACAGGCATCACACCCGCAAGTAAAAATAACACTCAAAGAACATTTAGGCAGTGCATCAGGTATGGTGAAACTTCTAAGTGATATGGCTGCAGTTCAAACAAAAAACTCTAAAACTCAATAA
- a CDS encoding thiosulfate oxidation carrier protein SoxY, with product MKLTSFINTLFFPVLLLATPNETNYLKLKTTWDNNITYLKFMLKSPMIGEERYNYQKGMEENYISHISVIDIKKDKKILDVSTSSYMRENLIIKFKYIDIERSENIKFIITDNKGSQNNYNANTNKGKSQYLTPSKATALYDKVETINYRKQNPQIFKSKNIDEAIKALYGTVKEPIENKIKLSLKEHNYCHELIPIHISSDVDLESFAIFNNQNKYPTIAVFSLDKVKMIDLKFNVRMFKTCTDYSIIIVGKDSMGNIYITSEKARVACADGCGGGG from the coding sequence ATGAAACTAACCTCATTTATTAATACTCTCTTTTTCCCTGTTTTATTATTGGCAACACCAAATGAGACAAACTATCTAAAACTAAAAACAACTTGGGACAACAATATCACATATCTCAAGTTTATGTTGAAATCTCCAATGATTGGAGAAGAACGATATAATTATCAAAAAGGTATGGAGGAAAATTATATTAGCCATATTTCAGTAATAGATATAAAAAAAGATAAAAAAATATTAGATGTTTCTACAAGTTCTTATATGCGTGAAAATCTAATTATTAAATTTAAATATATTGATATTGAGAGATCTGAAAATATAAAATTTATTATTACTGACAACAAAGGTTCTCAAAATAATTATAATGCAAATACCAACAAAGGCAAGAGCCAATATTTGACTCCATCTAAAGCCACAGCATTATATGACAAAGTAGAAACAATTAATTACAGAAAACAAAATCCTCAAATTTTTAAATCTAAAAATATTGATGAAGCGATAAAAGCACTTTATGGTACCGTAAAGGAACCTATTGAAAACAAAATAAAGCTTTCTTTAAAAGAACATAATTATTGTCATGAACTAATTCCTATTCATATTTCGTCCGATGTTGACTTGGAATCTTTTGCAATTTTTAATAATCAAAACAAATATCCTACAATAGCGGTATTTTCTCTTGATAAAGTGAAAATGATAGATCTTAAATTTAATGTGCGTATGTTTAAAACATGTACGGACTATTCTATTATTATCGTAGGAAAAGACAGTATGGGAAATATTTATATAACAAGTGAGAAAGCTCGTGTGGCATGTGCAGATGGTTGTGGTGGAGGCGGATAA